From Catharus ustulatus isolate bCatUst1 chromosome 17, bCatUst1.pri.v2, whole genome shotgun sequence, the proteins below share one genomic window:
- the DYNLRB1 gene encoding dynein light chain roadblock-type 1 gives MAEVEETLKRIQSQKGVQGIIVVNSEGIPIKSTIDNTTTIQYAGLMHSFIMKARSTVRDIDPQNDLTFLRIRSKKNEIMVAPDKDYFLIVIQNPIE, from the exons ATG GCTGAGGTAGAGGAAACACTGAAGCGAATCCAGAGCCAGAAAGGAGTGCAGGGAATCATCGTGGTGAATTCAGAAG gTATTCCCATCAAGAGCACCATAGACAACACCACCACCATTCAGTACGCTGGCCTCATGCATAGCTTCATCATGAAGGCCAGGAGCACCGTGCGGGATATCGATCCCCAGAACGACCTCACATTCCTGCGGATCCGctccaagaaaaatgaaatcatgGTTGCTCCAG atAAAGACTATTTCCTGATTGTCATCCAGAATCCAATTGAATGA